The proteins below come from a single Dinghuibacter silviterrae genomic window:
- the nagA gene encoding N-acetylglucosamine-6-phosphate deacetylase translates to MKTIFYNGTIHTGTKTLTGHVLVTAGATIREIRPAESLAESPADGYAQSTAAQPGAGSEPPRLIDLAGGHLAPAFIDLQLYGGLDHLFSDHPSVTAIDATYRYCLQGGAAYFQPTMATQTDALMEQAIAAVRAYKTGGGKGVLGLHLEGPYINPVKRGAHREEYIQRPDAKKLQALLDKSGGFLTMMTLAPERCDEEIVRQLAEAGVVVSAGHTNATYEEAQKGFSWGIPAATHLFNAMSPLSHRAPGMVGALLHDTPVPVSVVADGHHVDFAVIAIAKRLLGEKLFLITDAVTENQQGSYQHQLQGDKYILPDGTLSGSALTMIKAVQNCVEHIGIPLDEALRMASLYPARVMGLEARLGTIAPNKEATLVWFDDNYEVKKVFVSGEPA, encoded by the coding sequence ATGAAAACCATCTTCTACAACGGCACCATCCACACCGGCACGAAAACGCTGACCGGGCATGTCCTCGTCACCGCCGGGGCCACGATCCGGGAAATCCGGCCCGCGGAGAGCCTCGCCGAGAGCCCCGCAGACGGCTACGCGCAGTCTACCGCCGCGCAACCCGGCGCCGGGTCCGAACCCCCTCGCCTCATCGACCTCGCCGGCGGCCACCTCGCCCCCGCGTTCATCGACCTCCAGCTCTACGGCGGCCTTGATCACCTCTTCTCCGACCACCCCAGCGTAACAGCCATAGACGCCACGTATCGTTATTGTCTCCAGGGCGGCGCGGCCTATTTCCAACCCACGATGGCCACTCAAACGGATGCCCTCATGGAACAAGCGATAGCCGCCGTAAGAGCTTATAAGACCGGTGGCGGCAAGGGGGTGCTGGGGTTACACCTGGAAGGCCCGTACATCAACCCGGTCAAACGGGGCGCCCACCGCGAGGAATATATCCAGCGTCCCGACGCTAAAAAACTGCAAGCCCTTTTGGACAAATCGGGTGGATTCCTGACCATGATGACCCTGGCCCCCGAACGCTGCGACGAAGAGATCGTACGCCAGTTGGCGGAGGCAGGAGTAGTCGTGTCCGCCGGCCACACCAACGCCACCTACGAAGAAGCCCAAAAAGGATTCTCCTGGGGTATCCCCGCGGCGACCCACCTGTTCAACGCCATGAGCCCGCTCAGTCACCGGGCACCCGGCATGGTCGGTGCGCTCCTCCACGACACCCCCGTGCCCGTGAGCGTTGTCGCCGACGGGCACCACGTGGATTTTGCAGTCATAGCCATCGCCAAACGCCTGTTGGGGGAAAAGCTATTCCTGATCACCGACGCCGTCACCGAAAACCAGCAGGGCAGCTATCAACACCAGCTTCAGGGAGATAAATACATCCTCCCCGACGGGACCCTGTCGGGTTCGGCCCTGACCATGATCAAGGCGGTACAAAATTGCGTGGAGCACATCGGGATCCCCCTGGACGAGGCGCTGCGCATGGCGTCGCTCTATCCCGCACGGGTCATGGGCCTGGAAGCGCGGCTGGGGACGATCGCGCCCAACAAGGAGGCGACGCTGGTTTGGTTTGACGACAACTACGAGGTGAAAAAGGTGTTCGTCTCCGGGGAACCAGCTTAA
- a CDS encoding S41 family peptidase encodes MAYRILFFPLTVFLLVGCAAKRVASYTPEQTYSPEVLHRDFHLLENIMAADHPSLYWYTPSDSIHYFFHQADARIQGPMTEAAFRNLVAAALAHIRCGHTGVRYSLQYEDYLNRHPAPQFPFQVKILGNPGQPSLALVFSPYLKDTTFKAGDVITAINGIPAATLIDSLRGFFSVDGFCYNFAYQRISGDFPLWYQAVFGSDSMYRVSVERPGRGAFTAPVKAYDLQKDTTLAEALKIWEMGAPFRLSKKEELEQVRSLHIDSSGKLAVLTLRTFDDGLRENFVRQSFEILRKEKIPNLVIDLRTNSGGQLSNAVLLARYLKPDDFVFMDSVYAATRHISYKRYMDKTFLPQLGMTFLTRKRDDGFYHFTSLEGKRYHPIKRDHYQGHVFILTGGFTFSAASIFTANMKGSPDVTVLGEETGGGYYGNDGIYIPDVTLPGTRLRVSLPLFRMVINHTFPKDGRGVLPDIEVIPTTADIRGSVDPKMRKVLELVGLPVARY; translated from the coding sequence ATGGCTTACCGTATCCTTTTTTTCCCCCTAACCGTTTTCCTGCTCGTGGGTTGCGCTGCGAAGAGGGTTGCCTCTTACACCCCGGAACAAACGTATAGCCCGGAGGTCCTGCACCGGGATTTCCACCTCCTGGAAAACATCATGGCGGCGGATCACCCGAGCCTTTACTGGTACACGCCTTCGGACAGCATCCATTATTTTTTCCACCAGGCCGACGCCCGCATTCAGGGGCCGATGACCGAGGCCGCCTTCCGAAACCTGGTCGCCGCGGCCCTGGCGCACATCCGTTGCGGGCATACAGGGGTACGGTACTCTTTGCAGTATGAGGACTATCTCAACCGGCACCCGGCGCCCCAGTTCCCGTTCCAGGTGAAAATATTAGGTAACCCTGGTCAGCCCTCGCTCGCCCTCGTTTTCAGCCCTTATCTAAAGGATACCACCTTTAAGGCGGGAGACGTCATCACTGCCATCAACGGGATACCCGCTGCCACTTTAATCGACAGCCTTCGCGGCTTTTTCTCCGTGGATGGCTTTTGTTATAATTTTGCCTACCAGCGCATCAGCGGGGACTTCCCACTTTGGTACCAGGCGGTTTTCGGTTCGGACTCCATGTACCGGGTGAGCGTGGAGCGGCCGGGACGCGGGGCGTTCACTGCTCCCGTAAAGGCGTACGACCTTCAAAAAGATACAACCCTGGCCGAGGCCCTCAAGATCTGGGAAATGGGTGCGCCTTTCCGGTTGTCGAAAAAGGAAGAGCTGGAGCAGGTGCGTTCCCTGCACATCGACAGCTCCGGCAAGCTCGCGGTCCTCACCCTCCGCACTTTTGACGACGGCCTTCGCGAGAATTTCGTGCGTCAAAGCTTTGAAATCCTTCGCAAGGAAAAAATCCCCAACCTCGTCATCGACCTCAGGACCAATTCAGGCGGACAACTGTCCAATGCCGTCCTCCTGGCGCGTTACCTGAAACCGGACGACTTTGTCTTCATGGACTCCGTGTATGCGGCAACGCGTCATATATCCTACAAACGGTATATGGACAAGACCTTCCTGCCGCAGCTGGGTATGACCTTTCTGACGCGCAAACGCGACGACGGCTTTTATCACTTTACGAGCCTCGAAGGCAAACGGTATCACCCCATCAAAAGGGATCATTACCAGGGGCACGTCTTTATCCTCACGGGCGGGTTTACGTTTTCCGCGGCTTCCATCTTTACCGCCAATATGAAGGGTTCCCCGGACGTCACCGTCCTGGGCGAAGAAACGGGTGGGGGATACTATGGGAACGACGGGATCTATATCCCCGACGTAACCCTGCCGGGCACCCGGCTGCGGGTGTCGTTACCGTTGTTCCGGATGGTGATCAACCATACTTTTCCAAAGGATGGGCGGGGTGTGCTGCCGGATATAGAAGTCATACCGACGACCGCGGATATTCGCGGGTCGGTGGATCCGAAGATGCGGAAGGTGCTGGAGCTCGTGGGGTTGCCGGTGGCGCGGTATTAA
- a CDS encoding M48 family metallopeptidase, with amino-acid sequence MPTRACALLLCLLLSRAYAQAPLKYTPAKDDSLALEADLSRVQDRYKQEVAALKGASAKQIADIYKERFDYIKEQFHTKALLTMPPAQAYLTRLLHEIVAANPGLQTIPIDIYFAKTGIPNASSIGDGVVVFNLGLFVRMDNESEAAFVLCHELAHVYLNHSNQSIARYVDRLNSKETQRELRHIKNEQYNKRADAEDLAKALSFDNTRHGRDHESQADSMGVVFMKATRFDPAEAITCLGLLDTVDKDNAPMEVSLQNTFDSPQYPFQPRWLHHETGLLSGHATIALDTAMMDSLKTHPDCQVRITALRPMITTTGRSKNPMGKTAFDSLKKILPYEILRYYYDTHDYAHCLMTGLELLQTRPGDPYIVSMIAGALSRIYDAQKNHTLGRMVPLPSPYYSASFDTLLQFLQNLRLEEIKNIQHSFIARYPGITS; translated from the coding sequence ATGCCTACCCGAGCTTGTGCCTTGCTTTTGTGCCTTCTTTTGTCGCGTGCCTACGCACAAGCGCCCCTAAAATATACCCCTGCCAAAGACGACTCCCTTGCCCTGGAAGCCGACCTGTCCCGGGTCCAGGACCGGTACAAACAGGAAGTGGCCGCCCTGAAGGGAGCGAGTGCCAAACAGATCGCGGACATCTATAAAGAACGCTTCGACTACATCAAGGAGCAGTTCCATACAAAGGCTTTGTTGACGATGCCGCCGGCTCAGGCCTACCTAACGCGGTTACTGCACGAGATCGTAGCGGCCAATCCCGGGCTCCAAACTATCCCTATTGACATCTATTTTGCCAAAACCGGCATCCCCAACGCCTCCAGCATAGGAGATGGGGTCGTTGTTTTCAACCTGGGGTTGTTCGTCCGGATGGACAATGAAAGCGAAGCGGCCTTTGTGCTTTGTCACGAGCTTGCCCACGTCTACCTGAATCATTCCAACCAGTCTATTGCCCGGTATGTCGACAGGCTGAACTCAAAGGAAACGCAACGCGAGCTCCGGCACATCAAAAACGAACAATATAACAAACGGGCCGACGCAGAAGACCTCGCCAAGGCCCTTTCCTTTGACAACACCCGTCACGGCCGGGACCATGAATCCCAGGCCGACTCTATGGGCGTGGTCTTTATGAAGGCCACCCGGTTTGACCCAGCCGAAGCGATTACTTGTCTGGGCTTGCTGGACACCGTGGACAAGGACAACGCACCCATGGAGGTCAGCTTGCAAAACACCTTTGACAGCCCTCAATACCCGTTCCAACCCCGTTGGCTCCACCACGAAACCGGTTTACTGTCCGGGCATGCGACCATCGCCCTGGACACGGCCATGATGGACTCCCTGAAGACCCACCCGGATTGCCAGGTCAGAATAACGGCGCTTCGCCCCATGATCACCACAACGGGCCGGTCAAAGAATCCCATGGGCAAAACGGCCTTTGACAGCCTGAAAAAGATCCTGCCGTACGAGATTCTCCGGTACTATTACGACACGCACGACTACGCCCACTGCCTGATGACCGGTCTGGAGCTTTTGCAGACCCGGCCGGGTGATCCCTACATCGTCAGCATGATCGCCGGTGCGCTCAGCCGGATCTACGACGCTCAGAAAAACCACACCCTGGGCAGGATGGTCCCCCTCCCCTCGCCTTACTACAGCGCTTCTTTCGATACCCTGCTCCAATTCCTTCAAAACCTGCGTTTGGAGGAAATCAAAAACATACAACACTCTTTCATAGCCCGCTACCCCGGGATAACCTCTTAA
- a CDS encoding ATP-binding protein, which translates to MQLNVFSTDDQKSGFRLQYIEIYNWGTFDGFVHTLRPGGETSLLTGANGSGKTTLVDALLTLIVPEKRYRFYNQSSGSEKKGDRTEESYVMGGYSTLHSDNGGATKTLYLRENKETAYSILLANFSNESGQDVTLFQVRYFGSGDLKRVFAVAHAPLHIEEHFRPFDAGGGWRKRLDQQFTTGGRRQIEWFDAAGKYAQRLVEVLGMQSIQALTLFNQTVGIKVLGNLDEFIRMHMLEPRNMEAEFLDLKQHLGTLLDAQRNIEKAEEQIRLLEPLQKAQAEYQALAGEAARLQAESETAVIWSRFAKHHLLTEALAGAKESFQTLVTGLDQHRAQIDEVIESERQVRNQVDQNQAGQRLKQLETTAAGLQETLQQTQHNLSLFSGWCETLQLTETGVPDEAAYKRVIAECKKARLRIEREQRLNGDDEFDARSVMKNAGVDREAIETDLNLLLQSRNNIPSHLLHLRKEMGAELKIDAGDLPFAGELMQVRSDEHAWEPALEKLLHGFSLRLLVPEKHYKKVNKYVNQTNLRSRLVYNRVQEVALDRLAEEGTVCDKLEFNTAHPLGEWVEQQVIQHFPHACLDTEKALDKYDKAITLGGLVKNGDRHEKDDRPDRNDPGRYVMGWNNEKKKETLIKKRDDLLSRLQTARDTLDRCKKKAEKLQKQAYALHSLEQHNGFVDINIADVQRKIRSVDEQMEALRGSSDQLKALTDTLGEIQQQRARVEKERDALLQRKGAVEGLMESLGRELEQLSGLMQHITTDDKDQLLLFQQNHAAELTPLTLESLDTQYGALKNAIDTAARKARERFQQQETLISRCIHRIKHPPLDVQQRFPDWNGDVQGFSEDAAHATEYLEWLDRLQTENLPKFKSDFENYIHVTITYKIGGLNEEVEKWEREIRTSVQRLNDSLGGINFNRLPDTFIQLGIRPAVDTTVKAFRHQLVEALPQDSGWQQNTFEQKAAHFRDKVLPLIESLEESEAYRSRVLDVRNWFEFWADEKFRETGELKKTYRQMGQLSGGEKAQLTYTILCSAIAYQFGITREGSAERSLRFIAVDESFSNQDEEKATYLMELCKQLHLQLLVVTPSDKIQIVQDFIAHVHLVQRVNNRHSVLLNMTLKELREKMEEVA; encoded by the coding sequence ATGCAACTGAACGTATTCAGCACGGATGACCAAAAATCGGGTTTCCGTCTTCAATATATCGAGATCTACAACTGGGGCACCTTTGACGGGTTTGTCCATACCCTCCGCCCCGGCGGGGAAACCTCGCTGCTGACTGGCGCCAACGGGAGCGGTAAGACCACGCTCGTGGATGCCCTGCTGACCCTCATCGTCCCCGAAAAAAGGTATCGTTTCTACAACCAGTCTTCGGGGAGTGAGAAAAAGGGTGACCGTACGGAGGAAAGCTATGTGATGGGCGGCTACAGCACTCTCCACAGTGACAACGGCGGGGCCACGAAAACCCTTTACCTGAGGGAAAACAAGGAGACCGCCTATAGCATTCTCCTCGCCAATTTTTCCAATGAATCCGGCCAGGACGTGACCCTCTTCCAGGTCCGTTACTTTGGTTCCGGGGACCTCAAACGCGTTTTTGCCGTTGCCCACGCGCCCTTGCATATTGAGGAGCATTTCCGTCCGTTTGACGCGGGCGGCGGCTGGAGAAAACGCCTCGACCAGCAATTCACGACGGGTGGCCGCCGTCAGATCGAATGGTTCGACGCCGCCGGTAAATACGCCCAGCGGCTTGTGGAAGTCCTGGGTATGCAAAGCATCCAGGCGCTCACCCTTTTCAACCAAACGGTGGGGATCAAGGTTTTGGGCAACCTGGACGAATTCATCCGGATGCACATGCTGGAGCCTCGCAATATGGAGGCCGAATTCCTGGACCTGAAGCAACACCTCGGCACCCTTCTGGACGCCCAGCGGAACATCGAAAAGGCCGAGGAACAGATCCGTCTCCTGGAGCCGTTGCAAAAGGCCCAGGCTGAATACCAGGCACTCGCCGGCGAGGCCGCCCGGCTCCAGGCGGAATCCGAAACGGCCGTCATTTGGAGCCGTTTTGCCAAACACCACCTCCTCACCGAGGCGCTTGCCGGAGCAAAAGAATCTTTCCAGACCCTGGTCACCGGGCTCGACCAACACCGGGCCCAGATCGATGAAGTCATCGAATCCGAGCGCCAGGTCCGCAACCAGGTCGACCAAAACCAGGCCGGTCAGCGGCTCAAACAGCTTGAAACCACCGCGGCCGGGTTACAGGAAACGCTCCAGCAAACCCAGCACAACCTGTCCCTGTTCAGCGGCTGGTGCGAAACGCTCCAGCTCACAGAGACCGGGGTCCCGGACGAGGCCGCTTACAAACGGGTCATCGCCGAGTGCAAAAAGGCCCGTTTGCGCATCGAACGGGAACAGCGGCTCAACGGGGACGACGAATTCGACGCCCGCAGCGTCATGAAAAACGCCGGCGTTGACAGGGAGGCCATCGAAACCGACCTCAACCTCCTCCTCCAAAGCAGGAACAACATCCCTTCCCACCTGCTGCACCTCCGCAAGGAAATGGGGGCGGAGTTGAAGATAGACGCGGGCGACCTGCCCTTTGCCGGTGAGCTGATGCAGGTCCGGAGTGACGAACACGCCTGGGAACCCGCCCTGGAAAAGCTGCTCCACGGTTTCTCCCTTCGCCTGCTCGTCCCCGAAAAACACTACAAAAAGGTCAACAAATACGTCAACCAGACGAACCTCCGTTCCCGGCTTGTCTACAACCGGGTCCAGGAGGTTGCGCTGGACCGCCTCGCCGAAGAAGGAACCGTCTGCGATAAGCTTGAATTCAACACGGCCCATCCGCTGGGGGAATGGGTGGAGCAACAGGTCATCCAACACTTTCCCCACGCCTGTCTCGACACCGAAAAGGCGCTTGACAAATACGACAAGGCCATCACCCTCGGCGGGCTGGTCAAAAACGGCGACCGGCATGAAAAGGACGACCGGCCCGACCGGAACGACCCCGGCCGTTATGTCATGGGGTGGAACAACGAAAAGAAAAAGGAAACCCTCATTAAAAAACGGGACGACCTTTTGTCGCGGCTCCAAACGGCCAGGGACACGCTCGACCGATGCAAAAAAAAGGCGGAAAAGCTCCAAAAACAAGCTTACGCCCTCCACAGCCTGGAGCAACACAACGGGTTTGTCGACATAAACATCGCGGACGTCCAGCGCAAGATCCGCTCTGTAGACGAGCAGATGGAGGCCCTGCGGGGCAGCAGCGACCAGCTCAAAGCCCTGACCGACACCCTGGGCGAGATCCAGCAACAACGCGCCCGGGTGGAAAAGGAAAGGGACGCCCTTCTCCAACGCAAGGGCGCGGTGGAAGGCCTCATGGAGAGCCTGGGCCGCGAGCTCGAACAATTGTCGGGGTTGATGCAACACATCACCACTGACGATAAGGATCAGTTGCTCCTTTTCCAGCAAAACCACGCCGCCGAGCTGACCCCCTTGACCCTGGAGAGCCTCGACACCCAATACGGTGCGCTCAAAAACGCTATCGACACGGCCGCCCGAAAGGCGCGGGAACGCTTCCAGCAGCAGGAAACCCTAATCTCGCGTTGTATCCACCGCATTAAGCACCCGCCCCTCGACGTCCAGCAGCGTTTCCCCGACTGGAACGGGGACGTGCAGGGTTTTTCAGAAGACGCCGCCCACGCCACCGAATACCTTGAATGGCTGGACCGGCTCCAAACCGAAAACCTGCCCAAGTTCAAGAGTGACTTCGAAAACTATATCCACGTCACCATTACGTACAAGATCGGCGGCCTCAACGAGGAAGTCGAAAAATGGGAACGCGAGATCCGCACCAGCGTCCAGCGTCTTAACGATTCCCTGGGCGGAATCAACTTCAACCGTCTCCCCGACACCTTTATCCAGTTGGGGATCCGGCCCGCGGTCGATACCACCGTCAAGGCGTTCCGTCACCAGCTCGTCGAGGCCCTTCCCCAGGACAGCGGCTGGCAACAAAACACCTTTGAACAAAAGGCCGCCCACTTCCGCGACAAGGTCCTGCCCCTGATCGAAAGCCTGGAGGAAAGCGAGGCCTATCGCTCCCGCGTCCTGGACGTCCGGAACTGGTTCGAGTTTTGGGCCGACGAAAAATTCAGGGAGACCGGCGAGCTCAAAAAGACCTATCGCCAGATGGGCCAGTTGTCGGGTGGGGAAAAAGCACAGCTGACCTATACGATCCTTTGCAGCGCCATCGCGTATCAGTTCGGGATCACCCGGGAAGGCAGCGCCGAGCGTTCCCTGCGCTTTATTGCCGTCGACGAAAGCTTTAGCAACCAGGACGAGGAAAAGGCCACCTACCTGATGGAGCTCTGCAAACAACTGCACCTACAGCTCCTGGTGGTCACCCCCAGCGACAAGATCCAGATCGTCCAGGATTTTATCGCCCACGTCCACCTGGTACAACGGGTCAACAACCGGCACAGCGTCCTGCTCAATATGACATTGAAAGAACTTAGAGAAAAAATGGAGGAAGTTGCGTAG
- a CDS encoding DUF6770 family protein, translated as MNYKKLLALLPLMLGSIALSAQSKLSIDNVYKTYLQNSGAIYQEGQIKGYFLFYQSDKVDKHTNEYSLDILDQNLNKVKEIKFDDNKKVDLLEAAYNGNALLFLYNDRENKILSAKIYGVDGTLKYTYTRPLDKRTEAFIQSYDPFKKTDDYVNTKVFSCTDQGFTLVLPLKDGRQETFEIDYYSSEKQYQYAYTSETEGRFEQAAYLGNTDSLILVEVERKEHQMSGQPHSSVMAVNYITKKKAFDIEDTRDKYKFVPLYCSKFRLENGNFLLMGSYFDKNANIFKDASLGIAMYNVTSTGDIVSTTFNSWAQDISKYLPLNEKGRIDHIGYLFFHNMIQTPDGNLFAVGEGYKRTADAMGITMNVLGGGGGAGYTEIRVTDMVILKFTPDYKIAGATIQQKNYNTVHTALADLNSQHLLAMIIKSYGGFDYAFTTTDPSSGNFDVCYSDYEKEKEYHGMTFHSLRYDGKTFTGDKIELKTKASNQRVLPGQPGFVMVYEYFKKDKRIDLRLEKLN; from the coding sequence ATGAACTACAAAAAACTGTTGGCGCTCCTGCCCCTGATGCTCGGCAGCATTGCCCTAAGTGCCCAAAGCAAGCTCAGCATCGACAACGTGTACAAAACCTATTTGCAGAACTCCGGTGCCATCTACCAGGAAGGCCAGATCAAAGGGTACTTCCTCTTTTATCAAAGCGACAAGGTCGACAAGCACACCAACGAGTACAGCCTGGACATCCTCGACCAGAACCTGAACAAGGTCAAGGAGATCAAGTTCGACGACAACAAAAAGGTCGACCTCCTCGAAGCCGCCTACAACGGCAACGCCCTTTTGTTCCTCTACAACGACCGGGAGAACAAGATCCTGTCCGCCAAAATCTACGGCGTGGACGGCACCCTCAAGTACACCTATACCCGGCCGCTCGACAAACGGACGGAGGCGTTTATCCAGAGCTATGACCCGTTCAAGAAAACCGACGACTATGTCAACACGAAGGTGTTTAGCTGCACCGACCAGGGCTTCACGCTGGTCCTCCCCCTCAAGGATGGCAGGCAGGAGACCTTCGAGATCGACTACTACAGCTCCGAAAAGCAGTACCAGTATGCGTACACTTCCGAAACCGAAGGCCGGTTCGAGCAAGCGGCCTACCTCGGCAACACCGACAGCCTGATCCTGGTGGAAGTGGAGCGGAAGGAACATCAGATGAGCGGTCAACCGCATTCCTCGGTCATGGCGGTGAACTATATCACGAAGAAAAAGGCCTTCGACATTGAAGACACCCGCGACAAATACAAATTCGTCCCCCTTTATTGCTCAAAATTCCGCCTGGAGAATGGGAATTTCCTGCTCATGGGCTCCTACTTCGACAAAAACGCCAATATCTTCAAGGACGCCAGCCTGGGGATTGCCATGTACAACGTCACCTCGACCGGTGACATCGTTTCTACGACCTTCAACTCCTGGGCGCAGGACATCAGCAAGTATCTCCCCCTGAATGAGAAAGGCAGGATCGATCATATCGGGTACCTGTTTTTCCACAATATGATACAAACCCCGGACGGCAACCTGTTTGCGGTAGGCGAAGGCTACAAGCGTACCGCCGACGCCATGGGGATTACCATGAATGTACTCGGAGGCGGAGGCGGAGCCGGGTACACCGAGATCAGGGTGACCGATATGGTCATCCTGAAATTCACCCCAGACTACAAAATCGCGGGGGCCACGATCCAGCAAAAGAACTACAATACGGTCCATACCGCGTTGGCGGACCTGAACAGTCAGCACCTGCTCGCCATGATCATCAAGTCTTATGGCGGTTTCGACTACGCCTTTACGACCACCGATCCGTCTTCCGGTAACTTTGACGTTTGCTACAGCGATTACGAAAAGGAGAAGGAATACCACGGGATGACCTTCCACTCGCTGCGGTATGACGGCAAAACCTTTACCGGCGACAAGATCGAACTGAAGACAAAAGCCTCCAACCAACGCGTTTTACCGGGCCAGCCGGGTTTCGTGATGGTCTATGAATACTTCAAAAAGGATAAGCGGATTGACCTCCGATTGGAAAAGTTAAACTAA
- a CDS encoding regulatory protein RecX: MRPGRLSKEQALQKLRHYCAYQERCHQEAREKLFGFGLRGEEVDELISKLIEDNYLDEERFAVQFAGGKFRMKQWGRRKIEAELKARQVSTYCIRKGLAQIQADDYQKTLSRLAEDKYNALSTEEPFVARAKTMSYLLQKGYEPDLASAAIDNLAKP, from the coding sequence ATGCGCCCAGGTCGTCTATCCAAAGAACAAGCCCTTCAAAAACTCCGGCACTATTGCGCCTACCAGGAACGCTGCCACCAGGAAGCCAGGGAAAAGCTCTTTGGCTTCGGTCTCCGCGGGGAAGAAGTGGACGAGCTAATCTCGAAGCTGATCGAAGACAACTATCTTGACGAGGAGCGTTTCGCCGTCCAGTTTGCCGGCGGCAAGTTCCGCATGAAACAATGGGGCCGCCGCAAGATCGAAGCCGAGCTAAAGGCCCGCCAGGTGTCCACATACTGTATCCGAAAGGGGCTCGCCCAGATCCAGGCGGACGACTATCAAAAAACCTTGTCCAGGCTCGCGGAGGACAAATACAACGCGCTGTCCACGGAAGAGCCCTTCGTGGCCCGGGCCAAAACCATGTCCTACCTGCTCCAGAAGGGATACGAACCGGATCTGGCCTCGGCCGCCATAGACAACCTGGCAAAACCCTAA
- a CDS encoding amidohydrolase: MSTLTFTLVQANLRWEDKAANLKHLGDLIAGLREKTEVVLLPEMFTTGFSMDPERLGESMDGPTVDWIRQTAAARKIVLAGSFIATDNGEHYNRLVWMLPNGQYGCYDKRHLFAYADEDQHYAPGAKRLIASVKGWKINLQVCYDLRFPVWARNRIDTNGQPEYDVLVYVANWPERRNLAWKTLLRARAIENQCFVIGVNRVGRDGKDIAYSGDSMVIDPQGDILYHREGIEDTYTITLDKTRLEETRGRFPFLRDADEFTIAP, encoded by the coding sequence ATGTCCACGCTCACTTTTACCCTGGTCCAGGCAAACCTTCGATGGGAAGACAAGGCCGCCAACCTGAAACACCTCGGCGACCTGATCGCCGGCCTCCGGGAAAAAACCGAGGTCGTCCTCCTGCCGGAGATGTTCACGACCGGGTTTAGCATGGACCCCGAAAGACTGGGCGAGTCCATGGACGGCCCAACGGTGGACTGGATTCGGCAAACCGCGGCGGCGAGAAAAATCGTGCTGGCCGGGAGCTTTATCGCTACGGACAACGGCGAACACTACAACCGGCTCGTCTGGATGCTCCCCAACGGACAATACGGCTGCTATGACAAAAGACACCTCTTTGCCTACGCAGACGAGGACCAACACTATGCCCCGGGTGCCAAGCGGTTGATTGCTTCCGTCAAGGGATGGAAAATCAACCTCCAGGTATGCTACGACCTGCGCTTCCCGGTCTGGGCGCGCAACCGGATCGACACCAACGGCCAGCCCGAATACGACGTCCTGGTCTATGTCGCCAACTGGCCCGAACGCCGGAACCTTGCCTGGAAAACACTTCTCCGGGCGCGGGCGATCGAGAACCAGTGCTTTGTCATCGGCGTCAACCGGGTGGGCAGGGACGGCAAGGACATCGCCTATTCCGGAGACTCCATGGTCATCGATCCCCAGGGAGACATCCTGTATCACCGCGAAGGCATCGAAGACACCTACACCATCACCCTTGATAAAACGCGCCTGGAAGAAACCCGCGGACGGTTTCCCTTTCTCCGGGACGCGGACGAATTCACCATCGCACCATGA
- a CDS encoding nitroreductase family protein, translating to MTKTTSIEEIIRGRRTVKPASMNGQKIPDTVVRELLELGDWAPTHAHTEPWYFVVFAGDGVREFCRDHAELYRLNTPADRFTTAAYEKLEAMGKTTSHVIALCMKRGDNTKIPEQEEMASTACAGQNILLGAAARGLAGYWGTGGMTYHPSMKEYLGLEEADKLLGFLYLGYAEGALAPGQRIKPLAQKVRWVE from the coding sequence ATGACGAAAACAACTTCCATAGAAGAGATCATACGCGGGCGGCGGACGGTAAAGCCCGCCTCGATGAACGGGCAGAAGATACCCGACACGGTTGTCCGGGAACTGCTGGAACTGGGGGACTGGGCGCCGACGCACGCGCACACGGAACCTTGGTATTTCGTGGTATTTGCGGGGGACGGGGTCCGGGAATTCTGCCGGGACCACGCGGAGCTGTACCGGCTGAATACCCCGGCCGACCGGTTTACGACGGCGGCCTACGAAAAGCTGGAGGCCATGGGGAAAACCACCAGCCACGTCATCGCCCTTTGTATGAAACGGGGGGACAACACGAAGATCCCTGAACAGGAGGAAATGGCCTCGACAGCCTGTGCGGGTCAGAATATCCTCCTTGGTGCCGCCGCCCGGGGGCTGGCGGGGTATTGGGGTACGGGTGGGATGACGTATCACCCGTCCATGAAGGAATACCTGGGTCTGGAGGAAGCGGATAAACTCCTGGGATTCCTATACCTTGGCTATGCCGAAGGTGCACTTGCGCCCGGGCAACGGATAAAGCCGCTGGCCCAGAAGGTAAGGTGGGTAGAATAA